Below is a window of Populus trichocarpa isolate Nisqually-1 chromosome 3, P.trichocarpa_v4.1, whole genome shotgun sequence DNA.
aattaaatttgttgactGTGGTTGTTGGCATTGTGATCAACACCATGACCTGCTTGCTGGTTTGATGGTGAGAATCATTTAATTAGATGCTAAGTTTGtttcttttggtgttttgaGTAATTATAATCATAGAATCAGATTGTGTCTGCATGCTCAAATACTACATGTTGTTAATTTTGTATCAGGGGAACTCTGTTGTCAAAGTGTCTAAAGGTGATGAGGTGCTGCAGTACAAAATGCCTTTCATAAATGAGGTGGAACAAGAAGAGCGCCGCATGTCAGATTTGTCAGATTGGGCTTCAAGTGTTACATCTGCAGCAGAAATGCAGGTGATGGAAGATTCAGAAACAGTAGTTATTTCTTACAGATTTTTCACTTGGTAACATAATTTGCTAGATCAGATTACAACTGGAACCTGAATTTAGAAATAGTTTAGTATTATTAACCCCGGAAATCGGTCTCAAGTCTGCATTTCAGTGACCTCATGCTTGTGCCTAAAACAGATGAACACTTACGCAATAGACCAAGACATGTTCAATCTAAAGAGAGAGTGTGAAGAGAAGGATGCCACCATTAAGGAGCTGAACAGTATTCTTCAAACAAATAATATGGCAGATTCTAAGGTATTTTGGACTCATGAGCAATATTTTTCAACTATGTTTCCTTTGCCTTTTTCCAGTCACCATATTTCTATCTGATTTATTCTCCAACACATCTTTATTCCCATGATAATAGAGAATAGCTGAGTTGGAAGACATCATACGCAGGAAGAACACGATGATCACAAGACTTCGGAAGGACTTGATGGTATTGGAGCAAAAGGTAAGAAGTCAGTATTAGCAAAATTATTTGGAGAAGAGTTGGAACTCACTGAAACTTGATTTGAGAAGATGTATATGCTTTGCGACCTCGCATTTCTTTGAGGTTTTACAGGTGGTGCATCTTACAAGACTTAGGAGACCATCGTCCTCCTTATGTGTCTCAGACAGTTTGGAACTTCCTCTCATGGTGGATAACATAATCTATGATATGGATAGCACCACAAGCCCTTCCTCCTCAGATTCAGATTCCTCTCCTGCGAACCAACCACGAGCTCCTGCTGCTCAAATTCAGGTAACCCTTATCAGAATAGTACAATTAGTGTAACTTTCAAATTCAACTTCTATTCTATGAACTGAAAAACAAGTCCCTGTTGTTAAACTTCAGGAGACTCCTGTTCAGAGCAGTGAGCTTGGTTTGACAAAAAGCCAGAAATCAGCACCAGCAAAGGCCTCCAGTTCTGTGGTAGAACTTCACAAAAAATCTAGATCAGAAAGTCCTCTCAAAGaaatatcaacaaatcaaaagtcCATTGGACTTCCTTCTTCGAGGCCAAAGCAGTTGTCAGCTGAAATCAGGAAGGTTAGAAGGCGGACTCAAAGTGCAATTAAGGATGCATCTTCAAAGAAGAGATGGTTCTAGTAAGTAATGCACACCTGTCATAGTTTAACATATAAATTCAGTTTCAAGTGTTACTTTCACTTGCTAATGGTACTCGAACAAAGCTTGGGATCCAAATCATTTTCTGTTTTCAAGTTTTCCTAAGACCTTTAAATTTGCTTTCCAAGAAATTGGCATCGAGTTTCATATCTCAGAATCTTAAAAATGAGGCGAAGTCAATAACTGACTCGTTGATGCTTAAAATGCAATCAAAACTTCATAACAATGACTTGAAAAATTGACCTGCTCTCAGTTGGAAACTTTGCATTCTGTTATCAAGGTTTGACTCTTCAATTCTTTCAGGAGTTAACAATGTAAATCTCCAcccaaacattttaattttgcaaaCATAAGCTAGATTCTGGGAATAAATACTGGAAATTTGATTCCATCAACTGTATAAACCCCTGTGAATAACAGATGTGTCATTATCACATTCAACTGGACCCTTTGAGGGAGATATTCTTTTACTCTTATATAGATATATCCAATGCTTGTTGGTTGATATGTTGCTTATCTGAAAGCATATTCTGTCGTGAAACCTTATTTTTGCTGCCACTTCTTTGTAGGTTTATGCGGTAGATGTATGTAGATAAGGGTAACACAGGGCTggcaattgaagaaaaatgcCTGTCTTTCAAACTCTTTTGCAGGCAGATATACAACAGGCTAGTTGATATCTAGAACTGGAAGGGCCATGTTGCTATCATTATGATATGTTGTTAAAGTAATAGAATTTGTGTAGATGTCCagacataatatttatttctaaaaatatcagCTTTAGTTAATATTTCTTCCtgttaatgatttgtttttggtaaaggACATATTCATCCCCCAAATATCATCCAAGTCTCAATTTGGTcccagacaaaaacaaaatcaactggGACCCCCAAATCAATTGGACATTTTCCAAATAACCATCTCCTTAGAATCATAAGGACCTGTTTGTCTTCCAGTGATCTCATTATTTTTCACAAATGTAAATGGTGGGGGTTAATTGGGTAATGTTTCATAAATAGGAGATCGAAttggaaattttattttgttcaaagaTCATTATAATCACCTACGCCGTTCAGATTTAGCTATTTAGCAAtgcaattttcattttttttaagccCTTTAATATGGATAATAGCTATCAAACTCGGTTCAAAAAATCAACTCGATAACTCTCATCAACCTGAGACCTGGCttgattttaaaagataacCTGGTTAAGCATGTACGAGAAtcgattttatgtttttcaaaataattttgttttaagttttttttaaaaaaaatgtctaaaACATAGAGTTGTTGGTCATCGGATCTTCTGTTCAATCTCTAGGTCATTGCATGTTTGTTTGTGTTGTGTCCAGTTTTCTATGTAAGTTTGATTTGCCCATTGACAGGATAGTTCTTTATTCTTCTCATTTACCACATTTTACTCGGTCATCCATGAACTTTGttaaaattcaagaatcaaagCCCTTATAACCAGCTTGCATATGTTTGAGAGCCGtcggataatatttttttttagtttaacgtaggtgtccgggtcagcttgcgcgcacctcgactaatcccacgggccctgaagttaacgaccatgtaagtctccagtggccatcatatgagcaaccacagggcttgaacctgagaccacagagggagcaaacctcttggtcccaaacttttatcactgggccaccacctagccACCGAACCATATTTGATAATGCAAGAGGTGGCGAAGATATGATAAGAgcttaaaaactaatttatttaatattttctattttaattactgttttttttttaaattatcttttaatattatattgaccaagaaattaactaataatttatctcaattaaattaatataaaattctcattatgtcaaataaatatttaatttgataaaataaaatttaattttttaatattataaatacaatGCACGATATCAAAGAAAACCatgaaggttgaaattgaaaggaaaaacaataattgaaaTGAATAATTACCAAAAAACCCGCAATACTTTTCATCCGGTTTAATTTAGATgttgtttgaaattgtgtttcaaacaatatttcatgaaaatttaacagttttatttttaaaaaaaattattttttttatatttttgtattgttttgattattggtgttaatttttttaaaaaaaatattattttgatatatttccgagcaaaaaatactttaaaaaacaactattaccaCAATTTCAACCATCAAATTCATATAACACCCCCTTCATATCAGATATACATGATCCCATGTAGTGCCTTTAATTTGTTCTATATCTGGAATGTAATGCGAGGCAACCGTATTTCCTACAAAAACTTAGTTAGAGCTAAAATATACATCATCCCTAGACCATCCATTCAAGAAACCTCCATAGTTTGTCAGCCACAAAATCATAACCATATTTCCTCTCTTGGTAATGTGGTTATAGCTACTTTTACCTCAATCTGACCCCTCCAACCTGTTCTAATAACAAAAGGAAACAATGCATGCAAAATCCTGACGTGCCTAACTGCATATATCTCACCTCTCGTCGCCATACTTAAGCTGCTGTGCTTTTCTACATGGCTATGGCTTCGTGAGCGCATATGGTCGTTGCTTGTTTATGGTTACAGCTTCTTTAATCCCGCACTGAATGTATATTTTTGGTAAGTGTTTCATTTAGCACCACAGGTAAATAACTAATCCAGTGAGAACTTAAGCTATTAAAGACAAACAATTGTGATTGCCAACGTtttgaagaaacaaaattctGCTATATTCAAGTTTTCTTCATGGCTGATCATAACAAGCTTGGCTTCTCAGCTAGGCGCGGTGCTCCTCCACCTCTAGTCTCTCTTTCCCTATTTTCTCCGGTTTCTGCTCCCACCTCGCCCCGGCTCTCGAGTCAGTTCAAGCCAAGCCAAGCTGTTCCATCACCTCGGCGGTTGCCATGGGTGGACCCACAAGAACAGCTTGTGAATGAAGGGGAAGCCAGCTCGGATATAGCCATTGGCATTGGCTTTAACCGAGATGAAAATGTGGGTTCAGAGCTGTTTAGTCCAATTCAAAGGTTTCTCATTGTTGCTGCTCTTGGTCTTGCTGTTGCTGGGTCTAGAAAGAATAGGCTCATCAATCAGCTGAAAAAGTCTGTGGAGCTAAGGGTCAGAAATCTCATCATTGGCTTGCTTTATTAGTTAGACTGTCCTTGATGATGATTAATTATTCATGAATTTATTCTTGAGCGTTTAATCTTAATGATTGATCCTTTTGTTTCTTCCATCTTGCACTGTGATATTTAAGACAAAGATatatcatcaaaaaaaattctttggaaTTTAATGGTCTGATCATTTCTGAATTTGAATAATTTCAGGATGAGGTTCTATCAAGCATGGAGCAGAAGCTTGACAATCTGTGTGATCAGCTGAATGACATTAATAATCAGGAAGAAACTAAAGCAAACGATGCTTTTGGCTGCGACAGAATTGAATTTGTTGACGGTGGTTCCTGGCAATGTGATGAACACCAAGAACATGTAGCTGGTTTGGTGGTGAGAATCATTTTATGTTAGATACAATAACTTTTTTGCCTACTTGGAGCTTCAGGGGTGATATTCAGACCATGATCAGTTTCTACCTTCTAAACACTAAAATTTTCCACATTTTCTACCAGGGGAACTCAGCTGTGAGAATGCCTAGAGGGGATGAGGTGCTGCATTGCAAAATCCCTTTCGGAAATGAGGAGGAACCAGAAGAGCAGAAAATGTCAGATTTTTCAGATTGGGGTTCAACTGGTTCTGCAGAAGAAATACAGGTAATGGATGATTCTGGCCCAGTAATTacattttcaagatttttcatCTGTAATAGCCTCATAAATTTGTTTTCCAAAGATCAATATCATGAAGGACAGTCATGATTCTCCACAACAGTCATGGAAAAAGGCTCAGTTGCTCAGTTTCTCCACAACAGtcataaatttgttttcttatagtTAAATGCTATTAAATATATTGGGAGACACCTACCGCCGGATTGCTGTTGGAGTTAACAACTCACCGATATATGAAGTTTGCATTCCTTTTAACAGGAATGGTAAAGCCACACTTCCTTCTGTGGTGGAGAGGTTTATTTATATAGGAATGTACAGATATAGTTATAGTAGGAAACTAACTATAGAAACAATCACCTAACGTTTCTGCTAAATTATTTCCTACAATCAAGGAGGATAACGTGATATGCTGCTTTCCTTATCACCTTTGAACTCATGTTCTGTCTCTACAACAGATGAACACCTTTGCAATAGACCAAGACATGTTCAATCTGAAGAAAGAGTGTGAAGAAAAGGATGCCACCATAAAGGAGCTGAGCACCGATCTTCAATCATTTGCAGGTTCAAAGGTATTACTTCAGTAAGTATGTTGCATTAGCCCTTTTCTTCTCACCATATCTAGGTCTGATTTATTTGaacacatctttttttttcccatgatAATAGAGATTTGCCGAATTGGAAGACATTATATGCAGGAAGAACACAATGATCAAAAGACTTAAGAGGAACATGGTGGTCTTAGAAGAAAAGGTGAGGATTCAGTGTTAGCAGGATTATTTATTTGGTAGTTAGGGAAGAGTTCTAGACAATTGCCAAAACTCATGTAACTTTTTACAGGCAGAGCTTTCTCCGAGACTTCGGAGACCATCCCATTCGTTATCTATCTCAGACAATTGGGAACTTCCTGTCATGGTGGATAACATACTCTATGACCTGGACAGTTCTTCCTCTTCTGATTCAGATTCCTCTCCTTCAAACCAACCACAAACTCCTTCTTTTACGGTTCAGGTGACCCTTAGCAGAATAGTATCAATAGCCTTGCTTTTCCAGTTCAGACTTCTCTCCTATGAAGTATAGACTGAAAAAACCTCCTGTTGTTTAAATTCAGGAGACTCCTGTTCAGAGTGATGTCCTCACTTTGACAACAACCCATAAACCAGCTCAAGCGAAGGCCTCAAGGTTTTCGGCAGGGTTAACTGAACCAAAGACAAAGTCTAGATCAGAAAGGCTTCTGACAGAAATACCAACAAAGCGAAAATCCATCGGAAACTCTTCTTCGAGACCAGAGCAGTTGTCAGCTGGAGAGGACATCAGGAAGATTAAAAGGAAAGGTAGAGAGCTTCATGCAAAGTCTAGAACAGAAAGTCCTCCCAAAGAAACATCAAGAAACCAAGAATCTTCTGGTCTTTCTCCTTCAAAGCCAAAGCAAATGTTAGCTGGAGGAGACGGCAGGAAGATTAGAAGGCAAACTCAAAGTTCATCCAAGGATACAACTCCAAAGAAGAGATGGCTCTAGTAAGTAATGCACTCCTGCTATAGTATCAATCATGCTACTGTATGTAACAGGTAGAAGTCGGCATGATGTTCCACATCTCAGAATGTCTGAAGTTCCATATCTCAAGAAAGCAACCAGAACCTTATAAAAAAGGCTTGAAATTGAGGGACTTTGCAGTGTTCCAGCTCATAATGCCTGACCATTCATTTCTTGCAAGAATTAACACCTCAAAACTCCATGAATCAATTTACTAGTCTTGCAATAAGAACTATAAATTTGCattcaaaaaatatgtcaaTCCATATGTTTTGACTGATTAAAGCCTTACAAGAAAACATATTTAGATTTTGTTCCATTCCCTTATTGCTGCTGCTActtttttgtaggttttttgGTGGTTGATTCATGGAGAAAATGCAGTGGAGCAAGGCTGGAAACAAGAGTGAAATTGCCTCGTCTTTCAAACTCATTTACAGCTAGATATACAACAGGCTAGTTCATGTATAGAACTGAATAGCCAAGTtgctaatatttatatatacacacacacacacacaaacacatacTAATTAATACTAATACTAGAAATTAGTGTTAATTATGATAAAGGATTACCATGTCAACCGCGGTCTACTTCAAAAATAGTTTGTGAAGCCATTTTAAATACAAAAGTCAGTATCATCCCCTAATTTACTAAAACTATAGATGTGTTGTAAGCAACATAGAGATTTCCAAAACTAAACTCCAAGATTAAGATAGACATCAAGAAAAAGTTTCTCTGTTtctgtaattaattatttcatgctaataattaatttccttttcttttgattgatagttgtgatttattttatttttctctagcaaaatatttgaattatgaagtggaaaaaacaaagcaacaaGGCACCCACCCCAACTTTGGCAATTCAGTGATGCATATTTCAttctttttgacaaaaaaaataaaaatataatagatggAAACTATAGACAGTGACGAATCTTCATGGTGAAGGTGCATGCATAACCTTCCCTTCTATGGTTATGGACATGTCTTCCAAGAGCATGCTATAGGTTGCACTCCTTGCCATGCTTGAGGAGAGCTTgaatatcttaattaataaataaaaagacgagagagagggagagagtataagtaacattttttttctttgatatctTAAGAAACTAGTAATAAAATCTACGATCTTatattaataaagttttaaactatataatatttgttGTCTTATAATAAAATACGTACCAAGTTGGTTGGAAAATCCAATAAGGtggtgaaaaaaatatgaatttattttctatcata
It encodes the following:
- the LOC7478334 gene encoding uncharacterized protein LOC7478334 isoform X1 produces the protein MEQEEQADYTTLRLGSPTGPDQVAQPPSFVTLSPFPPISTPSSRRRLSSQFTPSRAVPLARRLARVSLQGRLVDAEEASSAKAIGLSGEAGVAWELFSPVQRFLIVAVIGVAVSESKKNRIINQLKKSVELRDQVLSSMQQKLDDLCDQLSSINNQAGTKGNASFNNKKNLEPPCNDVFGCDKIKFVDCGCWHCDQHHDLLAGLMGNSVVKVSKGDEVLQYKMPFINEVEQEERRMSDLSDWASSVTSAAEMQMNTYAIDQDMFNLKRECEEKDATIKELNSILQTNNMADSKRIAELEDIIRRKNTMITRLRKDLMVLEQKVVHLTRLRRPSSSLCVSDSLELPLMVDNIIYDMDSTTSPSSSDSDSSPANQPRAPAAQIQETPVQSSELGLTKSQKSAPAKASSSVVELHKKSRSESPLKEISTNQKSIGLPSSRPKQLSAEIRKVRRRTQSAIKDASSKKRWF
- the LOC7478334 gene encoding uncharacterized protein LOC7478334 isoform X2, with amino-acid sequence MEQEEQADYTTLRLGSPTGPDQVAQPPSFVTLSPFPPISTPSSRRRLSSQFTPSRAVPLARRLARVSLQGRLVDAEEASSAKAIGLSGEAGVAWELFSPVQRFLIVAVIGVAVSESKKNRIINQLKKSVELRDQVLSSMQQKLDDLCDQLSSINNQAGTKGNASFNNKKNLEPPCNDVFGCDKIKFVDCGCWHCDQHHDLLAGLMGNSVVKVSKGDEVLQYKMPFINEVEQEERRMSDLSDWASSVTSAAEMQMNTYAIDQDMFNLKRECEEKDATIKELNSILQTNNMADSKRIAELEDIIRRKNTMITRLRKDLMVLEQKVVHLTRLRRPSSSLCVSDSLELPLMVDNIIYDMDSTTSPSSSDSDSSPANQPRAPAAQIQETPVQSSELGLTKSQKSAPAKASSSVVELHKKSRSESPLKEISTNQKSIGLPSSRPKQLSAEIRKVRRRTQSAIKDASSKKRWF
- the LOC7478333 gene encoding uncharacterized protein LOC7478333 isoform X2, whose amino-acid sequence is MYIFARRGAPPPLVSLSLFSPVSAPTSPRLSSQFKPSQAVPSPRRLPWVDPQEQLVNEGEASSDIAIGIGFNRDENVGSELFSPIQRFLIVAALGLAVAGSRKNRLINQLKKSVELRDEVLSSMEQKLDNLCDQLNDINNQEETKANDAFGCDRIEFVDGGSWQCDEHQEHVAGLVGNSAVRMPRGDEVLHCKIPFGNEEEPEEQKMSDFSDWGSTGSAEEIQMNTFAIDQDMFNLKKECEEKDATIKELSTDLQSFAGSKRFAELEDIICRKNTMIKRLKRNMVVLEEKAELSPRLRRPSHSLSISDNWELPVMVDNILYDLDSSSSSDSDSSPSNQPQTPSFTVQETPVQSDVLTLTTTHKPAQAKASRFSAGLTEPKTKSRSERLLTEIPTKRKSIGNSSSRPEQLSAGEDIRKIKRKGRELHAKSRTESPPKETSRNQESSGLSPSKPKQMLAGGDGRKIRRQTQSSSKDTTPKKRWL
- the LOC7478333 gene encoding uncharacterized protein LOC7478333 isoform X1, whose translation is MADHNKLGFSARRGAPPPLVSLSLFSPVSAPTSPRLSSQFKPSQAVPSPRRLPWVDPQEQLVNEGEASSDIAIGIGFNRDENVGSELFSPIQRFLIVAALGLAVAGSRKNRLINQLKKSVELRDEVLSSMEQKLDNLCDQLNDINNQEETKANDAFGCDRIEFVDGGSWQCDEHQEHVAGLVGNSAVRMPRGDEVLHCKIPFGNEEEPEEQKMSDFSDWGSTGSAEEIQMNTFAIDQDMFNLKKECEEKDATIKELSTDLQSFAGSKRFAELEDIICRKNTMIKRLKRNMVVLEEKAELSPRLRRPSHSLSISDNWELPVMVDNILYDLDSSSSSDSDSSPSNQPQTPSFTVQETPVQSDVLTLTTTHKPAQAKASRFSAGLTEPKTKSRSERLLTEIPTKRKSIGNSSSRPEQLSAGEDIRKIKRKGRELHAKSRTESPPKETSRNQESSGLSPSKPKQMLAGGDGRKIRRQTQSSSKDTTPKKRWL